From Candoia aspera isolate rCanAsp1 chromosome 4, rCanAsp1.hap2, whole genome shotgun sequence, a single genomic window includes:
- the LOC134497511 gene encoding verrucotoxin subunit beta-like isoform X1 has translation MWEGQAGRPKHPGRAGEDPPRQGEMTLVPEQAIQMATLGRPFQLGMLYDLRNDALVPGITLWDPGVLTRNIDTRLQATTETQVIAFDKISDKAHALNISAALKASFLGGLVTVDGAAKYLCDTPKSTYQARVALKYSATTHFKQMTMRQIGQQHIMYPEVFDQGIATHVVVGILYGANAFFIFDQMASSSDSLQNIQAKLHVMVTKMPLLSFAKAGHGGEICLDEQEKTAVEKFSCIFYGDFALDRNPTTYEDALRIYSKLPKMLGSDGEKSVPITVWLFPLSRLNSRATRLVREVSSKVISDTEKALEKLMELGKRCNDLLRDSISTIFPEILQKIFCFKDLCEEYRLGLQRQLAEVLPSIRGGGAREDVLLSILRKNEQSAFSTSSLNKFLDLKYREMYFVKFFLGLSKGKVSSQDDLVKRVLDPRIDAVIAYTFTSLQAREPFLEKLNALLDQASGSVPTASVKEEDPTPWFEDKKVLERAQNAALVFAGFSLDHQPVQIRFLVTSKPDESNPGAEIFRYCSGSLEGTKLEVLSKPLPPLIDAVSYDRFQLTFQPAEPEKGVITGYYVRHRVLGEETWEFAYVKGTEETFWVTGLEAKTKYEFRYAVESKLGLSQFSDGSRVVETTLRSSPPGKPTLVLGGSCFGFQVQIIWSNPSFVADGIAIKEYKLRYRKRAEGGWFEHKTGGKTESVWMSRAIVRNMVALQVIAVYEDRLESDPSEEALWGDF, from the exons ATGTGGGAAGGCCAGGCTGGAAGGCCCAAACACCCAG GCAGGGCAGGAGAGGACCCACCTCGCCAGGGCGAAATGACGCTGGTCCCCGAACAGGCCATCCAGATGGCCACCCTGGGCCGCCCGTTCCAGCTGGGGATGCTGTACGACCTCCGAAACGACGCCCTCGTCCCAG GCATCACCTTATGGGACCCCGGAGTTTTAACCAGGAATATCGACACCCGGCTGCAAGCCACTACAGAAACCCAGGTGATCGCCTTTGATAAGATCAGCGACAAAGCCCATGCGCTGAACATCTCAGCCGCCCTCAAGGCAAGCTTTCTTGGAGGGCTGGTGACGGTGGATGGAGCAGCCAAATATCTCTGTGACACCCCAAAATCGACCTACCAGGCCCGTGTGGCCCTCAAGTACTCGGCCACCACTCACTTCAAGCAAATGACCATGCGCCAAATCGGGCAGCAGCACATCATGTACCCAGAGGTCTTTGACCAAGGCATTGCCACCCACGTGGTTGTTGGGATTCTGTATGGAGCCAATGCCTTCTTCATCTTTGACCAGATGGCGTCCTCCTCGGACAGCTTGCAGAATATTCAAGCCAAGCTCCACGTCATGGTGACCAAGATGCCTTTGCTGTCCTTCGCCAAGGCAGGACACGGCGGAGAGATCTGCCTGGATGAGCAAGAAAAGACCGCCGTGGAGAAGTTCAGCTGCATCTTCTATGGGGATTTTGCCCTTGACCGCAACCCAACAACCTATGAGGATGCCTTAAGGATATATTCCAAACTTCCCAAAATGTTGGGAAGCGATGGGGAGAAGTCTGTGCCCATAACGGTGTGGCTTTTCCCCCTGAGCCGGTTGAATTCAAGGGCCACCCGGCTGGTTCGCGAGGTCAGTTCCAAAGTGATCTCCGACACTGAGAAGGCCCTGGAGAAACTCATGGAACTTGGCAAGCGGTGTAACGACCTACTCAGGGACAGCATTTCAACCATCTTCCCGGAAATCCTGCAGAAAATCTTCTGTTTCAAAGACTTGTGTGAGGAGTACCGGCTTGGCCTACAGAGACAGCTGGCCGAGGTCTTGCCCTCCATCCGTGGCGGAGGAGCCAGGGAGGATGTCCTGCTGAGCATTTTGAGAAAGAATGAGCAATCGGCCTTCAGCACCTCCTCGCTCAACAAATTCCTGGATCTGAAGTATCGTGAGATGTATTTTGTCAAATTCTTCCTGGGCCTGTCGAAAGGTAAGGTCTCCTCCCAGGATGACCTAGTGAAAAGGGTTCTCGACCCAAGAATTGATGCTGTGATCGCCTACACCTTTACGTCTCTGCAAGCGAGGGAACCCTTCCTGGAAAAGCTGAATGCTCTCCTGGATCAGGCCTCCGGCTCTGTGCCCACGGCTTCGGTAAAGGAGGAGGACCCGACTCCCTGGTTTGAGGACAAAAAGGTCTTGGAGAGAGCCCAGAACGCAGCCCTGGTGTTTGCGGGATTCTCCCTGGACCATCAGCCGGTGCAGATCCGCTTCCTCGTGACCTCCAAGCCCGACGAGAGCAACCCGGGCGCGGAGATCTTCCGGTACTGCAGTGGGTCCCTGGAAGGAACCAAGCTGGAGGTCCTGTccaagcccctcccacccctcATTGACGCTGTGTCCTATGACCGGTTCCAGCTGACCTTCCAGCCAGCCGAGCCAGAGAAAGGGGTGATAACGGGTTACTACGTCCGGCACAGGGTCCTGGGGGAGGAGACGTGGGAGTTTGCCTATGTAAAAGGGACAGAGGAAACGTTTTGGGTGACGGGGCTGGAAGCAAAGACTAAATACGAATTTCGGTATGCCGTGGAGAGCAAACTGGGACTCAGTCAGTTCAGTGATGGGAGCAGAGTGGTGGAGACCACCCTCCGTTCAAGCCCCCCAGGGAAACCGACCCTGGTGTTGGGGGGCTCCTGCTTTGGCTTTCAAGTCCAAATTATCTGGAGCAACCCCAGCTTTGTGGCTGATGGCATTGCTATAAAGGAATACAAGCTCCGCTACCGGAAACGAGCCGAAGGTGGGTGGTTCGAACACAAGACCGGGGGAAAAACCGAGAGCGTGTGGATGTCCAGGGCCATCGTAAGGAACATGGTGGCCCTGCAGGTGATCGCCGTCTATGAAGACAGATTGGAAAGTGACCCCAGCGAGGAGGCCCTCTGGGGAGACTTTTAG
- the LOC134497511 gene encoding verrucotoxin subunit beta-like isoform X2 → MWEGQAGRPKHPGITLWDPGVLTRNIDTRLQATTETQVIAFDKISDKAHALNISAALKASFLGGLVTVDGAAKYLCDTPKSTYQARVALKYSATTHFKQMTMRQIGQQHIMYPEVFDQGIATHVVVGILYGANAFFIFDQMASSSDSLQNIQAKLHVMVTKMPLLSFAKAGHGGEICLDEQEKTAVEKFSCIFYGDFALDRNPTTYEDALRIYSKLPKMLGSDGEKSVPITVWLFPLSRLNSRATRLVREVSSKVISDTEKALEKLMELGKRCNDLLRDSISTIFPEILQKIFCFKDLCEEYRLGLQRQLAEVLPSIRGGGAREDVLLSILRKNEQSAFSTSSLNKFLDLKYREMYFVKFFLGLSKGKVSSQDDLVKRVLDPRIDAVIAYTFTSLQAREPFLEKLNALLDQASGSVPTASVKEEDPTPWFEDKKVLERAQNAALVFAGFSLDHQPVQIRFLVTSKPDESNPGAEIFRYCSGSLEGTKLEVLSKPLPPLIDAVSYDRFQLTFQPAEPEKGVITGYYVRHRVLGEETWEFAYVKGTEETFWVTGLEAKTKYEFRYAVESKLGLSQFSDGSRVVETTLRSSPPGKPTLVLGGSCFGFQVQIIWSNPSFVADGIAIKEYKLRYRKRAEGGWFEHKTGGKTESVWMSRAIVRNMVALQVIAVYEDRLESDPSEEALWGDF, encoded by the exons ATGTGGGAAGGCCAGGCTGGAAGGCCCAAACACCCAG GCATCACCTTATGGGACCCCGGAGTTTTAACCAGGAATATCGACACCCGGCTGCAAGCCACTACAGAAACCCAGGTGATCGCCTTTGATAAGATCAGCGACAAAGCCCATGCGCTGAACATCTCAGCCGCCCTCAAGGCAAGCTTTCTTGGAGGGCTGGTGACGGTGGATGGAGCAGCCAAATATCTCTGTGACACCCCAAAATCGACCTACCAGGCCCGTGTGGCCCTCAAGTACTCGGCCACCACTCACTTCAAGCAAATGACCATGCGCCAAATCGGGCAGCAGCACATCATGTACCCAGAGGTCTTTGACCAAGGCATTGCCACCCACGTGGTTGTTGGGATTCTGTATGGAGCCAATGCCTTCTTCATCTTTGACCAGATGGCGTCCTCCTCGGACAGCTTGCAGAATATTCAAGCCAAGCTCCACGTCATGGTGACCAAGATGCCTTTGCTGTCCTTCGCCAAGGCAGGACACGGCGGAGAGATCTGCCTGGATGAGCAAGAAAAGACCGCCGTGGAGAAGTTCAGCTGCATCTTCTATGGGGATTTTGCCCTTGACCGCAACCCAACAACCTATGAGGATGCCTTAAGGATATATTCCAAACTTCCCAAAATGTTGGGAAGCGATGGGGAGAAGTCTGTGCCCATAACGGTGTGGCTTTTCCCCCTGAGCCGGTTGAATTCAAGGGCCACCCGGCTGGTTCGCGAGGTCAGTTCCAAAGTGATCTCCGACACTGAGAAGGCCCTGGAGAAACTCATGGAACTTGGCAAGCGGTGTAACGACCTACTCAGGGACAGCATTTCAACCATCTTCCCGGAAATCCTGCAGAAAATCTTCTGTTTCAAAGACTTGTGTGAGGAGTACCGGCTTGGCCTACAGAGACAGCTGGCCGAGGTCTTGCCCTCCATCCGTGGCGGAGGAGCCAGGGAGGATGTCCTGCTGAGCATTTTGAGAAAGAATGAGCAATCGGCCTTCAGCACCTCCTCGCTCAACAAATTCCTGGATCTGAAGTATCGTGAGATGTATTTTGTCAAATTCTTCCTGGGCCTGTCGAAAGGTAAGGTCTCCTCCCAGGATGACCTAGTGAAAAGGGTTCTCGACCCAAGAATTGATGCTGTGATCGCCTACACCTTTACGTCTCTGCAAGCGAGGGAACCCTTCCTGGAAAAGCTGAATGCTCTCCTGGATCAGGCCTCCGGCTCTGTGCCCACGGCTTCGGTAAAGGAGGAGGACCCGACTCCCTGGTTTGAGGACAAAAAGGTCTTGGAGAGAGCCCAGAACGCAGCCCTGGTGTTTGCGGGATTCTCCCTGGACCATCAGCCGGTGCAGATCCGCTTCCTCGTGACCTCCAAGCCCGACGAGAGCAACCCGGGCGCGGAGATCTTCCGGTACTGCAGTGGGTCCCTGGAAGGAACCAAGCTGGAGGTCCTGTccaagcccctcccacccctcATTGACGCTGTGTCCTATGACCGGTTCCAGCTGACCTTCCAGCCAGCCGAGCCAGAGAAAGGGGTGATAACGGGTTACTACGTCCGGCACAGGGTCCTGGGGGAGGAGACGTGGGAGTTTGCCTATGTAAAAGGGACAGAGGAAACGTTTTGGGTGACGGGGCTGGAAGCAAAGACTAAATACGAATTTCGGTATGCCGTGGAGAGCAAACTGGGACTCAGTCAGTTCAGTGATGGGAGCAGAGTGGTGGAGACCACCCTCCGTTCAAGCCCCCCAGGGAAACCGACCCTGGTGTTGGGGGGCTCCTGCTTTGGCTTTCAAGTCCAAATTATCTGGAGCAACCCCAGCTTTGTGGCTGATGGCATTGCTATAAAGGAATACAAGCTCCGCTACCGGAAACGAGCCGAAGGTGGGTGGTTCGAACACAAGACCGGGGGAAAAACCGAGAGCGTGTGGATGTCCAGGGCCATCGTAAGGAACATGGTGGCCCTGCAGGTGATCGCCGTCTATGAAGACAGATTGGAAAGTGACCCCAGCGAGGAGGCCCTCTGGGGAGACTTTTAG